The region GCAGGCCAGCAGAGATGTGACAGACATTCACAGCTTTAGTGTGGGTGACGGTGATGGAgcagtgtcacacacacaaaaacatcacaaccCTGAAAATGCAGTTGGAAAACTCATggcaaataattaacaaatacttCCACTCATGAAATCCACCATATGCAGAATTAATAATGTCATTTCACAAAACGACACACTGTAATTgacatgaaaaataatgaattgtCAAGCAGTTCGTTTTCTAGAATGAGCATCCAATGTGAATAATTTTGGTTAGTTCTCTTTTcttcaaacacaaacatttgtttttctggtaAGAACTATATTGACTTCTATTTTTTACTGAGCTACAGTCATAATAACATTGCACATCTTCGTCAtagcatctcataattttgactttttaatctcattatTCTGACTTTatcataataatgatttttatggcatgattatgatttaccaaagcatgttttcttttttcttatgtggcagaaattGGCCTTCTAGTGTAAAGGCATTTACACAAAGAACAATAACTAAAACCGACAAGTTAGAAACTATAAGAGGagattggaatcactttcaaactaATTAACTATATATAGGAGCAATTATTGACAATAAAAATATTGTCAATATATTAAATCCCTAGCTAAGCTGAACTTGACACGAACTTGGACTCTCAGAGTACTTTTCTGAGAACAGTCAATGGAAAGTATGCAAATGATATTCACTATTGACCACAAGTCTGTGTATTTTAGCATTCTTTGCATTCCTCAAAATGTTTTAGCGTTCCACACTTATTTAGTCTCCACAGAAACATTCATTATcatattaacttaatttttaaatgtttgttttcatgacTATCAGAAAACACAGTTATatagaatgtaaaaaatatttattaatatttatagtcCTTAAATTTCGcttttattgaaatgaaaatcACTAATAGCAGGAGTTTGGCGCCTCTGCTGTATGTACAATATCTGCAGCTACAGCTTAGGATCCTCATGAAAGTAAATAAGGCTACTAGTTATGTAACGTTACATGGACGCTCTTTTATGTACACTCTCAATactgttttacatttgttttatttatatttcactcACGTTGAGGACCacagaaatatgttaaataatagactacatttattgttgttttttcacaCAAGATTAGAATTagttttataaaagttaaaatcgGACAGGTCAAGAAACTGAAAGCTTATTCTGAAATCTGGAAGGCAGGTTTATAACCACGAGTGCTCTACCAATGAGCTGCTACGCAATGACATGAGCCAATCACGTGTTCCGCCCCTTGACCGAAACCCCGCCCATTCCGTTTCATTCACTTTGCAACACTTGACGTACTACATCATTTATAATCAAACAGTAACAGTCACGGGTCGCACTATTTCTAAATTCATTCAGAGCAACCGTCAACATACATATGTCCGTTTAACGGAGTCTATCGCTTATTTGTTTATCCgttgaattacagttttagttccGAGTTAGATAAACATGGAGAACGGCCTGGAAGCACAGGAGACAGTTCGTCTGGATCTGGCTGTCACGCAGTGGCTGAAGTATGACAAGGTAACACCAAACATATACTGCTGTGTAGCTTTAAGTAGCTTTAAATATGTGAAATCTGACATCTTTAGTGTTGAAACTGAAGTTCAGTAGCTTATAACCAAGcctggtttaaaaaaatccttttaagtGGCTTATTAACTAACAGCTCAGTTATGAATCAGTGAAGGGAAACACCCTGGCATTGCTTTATAACGTAATGATCCACTAAAGCAGTTTTCAGAACTAGAGCTGCTTGTAGAAGATGCTTTTCAGGAAGCGCTCTTACTAAATAAATTACCCAACAAGATCTGAACAGCGATTCAGTCCGTTATTGATAtgccattatttaaaatagactttTGCTCAGAGACCGATCAGTCCTGCATAAAATTAATTTAGGTCTATACTCTTATTTGTCTCacaactgtaaaattaatatgcaatactgttcagaagtttgggtgtagtaaggttttattgtttttgaaagcagtctctaATGTtaaccaaggctgtatttatttgagcaaaaatacagtacaaatagtaatatttctatttgaatatattttaatgtgatgcaaagtattcagtgttacatgatccttcagaaagcatcctaatatgctgatttgatgctcaagaaatatgtCTTATtttccatgttgaaaacagttgtgctgcttaaaatgtttgtgaaaaacatgattttttttccaggattctttgatgaatataaagttcaaaagaacagaattgatttgacatagaaatcttttgtataaacatctttattgtttttttttttttttttttaaacagtagatTTTTCCTGATGTTTTTTAGATCAAAATTTAATATGGATCcctcacagaataaaaaaatacaaaatcttactgaccccaaacttttgaacagtagagtagaTGTCAAAGTATTGATCATTTGATTtgctttttcatattaaaatctcTATTACTTTTAATTGcatattttggcaaatctgagcagctCACAGATCACTGTGttctttttctcaaaagaaaaatCAGAGAAGCAAGAGATTTAAGAATAAGCCTCATATATATCAAGAGAAACATTTGTAATTTCTGTTTAGGAGTGTTTTGGAATTGGGCAAATGTGGCTGATTTATTTGCTACAAACGCATGACTTGCCTGAACTCAAAGTGAATGAGCATTGTGCTTGGATAAACAAAGAAGCATGGCACAAAACAGTTTCTAGACTGTTACACTGAAACACTTAAACAGTATTCGAGTGTCCTCTAAGACACCATTTAAATAGCATGTAAATCAGGGTCAACGGACAGTTCCATAAAAGCACTTACAATATTAGTGCTATCATTACAGTAACTGGAGTCTTGTGCTTAACTGGGTCACATGAAACAGATAAGGGTTTTACGCAGAAGTGGAAGGTCATTAATTAAGTAAAATTAGACTTAATCAAATTAGACTTAAGCTGCCACTGTCTATGATCTCATCGGtaataataaaatgggaataatgctgaggaaaaaagaaaatcccaTAACTAGCctattgtctgtaaactttcaGATACCTAAAgagcacttattttaaataagtaattgttttataaagtagtctgattatataataaaaaaataaagtaaattttgcataaattaaattggacataaaatttatataaaaatgtagccatgtgcagtaatattgaaaatgataattataatcataacggaattgaattgtgaaaccagtgaagattcacaCCCCTATTTTTAAGATAGGCAGTACTGATataactataaacaaaaagcatagaAACTGCTATTTTGGTTAAAATGTGAAGTTGTACAGATGTGTACAGAAGAATAATTAATAAggaaaaaatgttgatttttgaattgttttggaATTGGAATTGGACTCCCAGAATCGGATCTGATCGTGAAGTGcctaaagattcccacccctactatttacttttttaatacacattcctggtctaattgtgattttgtaagtgcacattatttaaaaatatatatatatatttttaatctagtatatattttttgtgtgtgtttacagaatCCAAAGACAGCTGCTGCTGTGCGGTCTATGGTTAAGGACAGAGCCATGTCAGAGCTGCAGAAGTGTTTCGGGGCCCGTATGGAGTTTGGCACAGCGGGATTGAGAGCCGCCATGGGACCTGGAGTGTCCTGCATGAATGACCTCACCATCATACAGACCACACAGGTGACATACTCTACACAAGCTTTCCGTGAAATCTTATCACTTATTATCTTTTCACTCTGAATAATATACAGGAGGCCTAAGCTATAACATCAGATTAGGGTATTCAAGTGCTCTTGGTGCCCCGCAGGTGCTCTAGGCTGGAGGTTTGGTAGTATCTTGGTTGTATGTAAGCGACCAAGATAGTCAAAACAGCAGCTGATAATGTTTGTTAGAATAGTAAAGTAAGTCCTGGGAACTGTATAACCTCCTACTATGCAACAGCCACAACTCAAAAATCCAATCCACAACCCATTAATAGTGTATATACATGCCATTATACTTGTATGTACGTcacaatacataaaaaagtaacttcTTCCGTTTTATCATGACtttaaggtgcggtcacatttgcAAAATCTTGTGGGCAAATAATAGTGTAgtgaatgataataaaaaatttgaggtcaaaagtttacacccccctttcagaaaatgcaaaatgttaattattttaccaaaataagagggatcatacaaaatgcatgtttatttagtactcatctgaataagatatttcacataaaagatgtttacatatagtccacgagagaaaataatacttgaatttatattaaaaaaatgacccctttattcttaatactgtgttgttacctgaatgatccacagatgtttttttgtttagtgatagttgttcatgagtcccttgtttgtcctgaacagttaaactgcctgctgttcttcacaaaaatccttcaggtcccacaaattctttggttttgcagaatctttgtgtatttgaacacattttaatGAATCTGAGGTAAATTGAACTGGCACTGCACAGCGTCTTGTTGTCTTCATAGAATCTTTATCGTTTTGATTTCTCTGTAGACTTGCGTTCAcctctcgttatttacactacatgagCGAATCGttggcggagctaaacaggcagcactgtagaagcaggcattgatcttcttctgtggaggtggtgtttagccacactattataTCATAGAGTtgtacattccacaagctgttgttttggcagactggattcaatataagctgtttttagactaacaacaCAGTTTTGAGTCCTGAAAATTACAGGATGATTTTATAGCACAATCACCTCTTACATAtgaaaagatcaagggaattttggtttctcagttcatgaccctttaaaatcAATTACAGATCACAGGTATTCCTATTTAAATAACTGGATTTCCCCTGCGAAAATTCGgagaacaatggtaaatgtgacctcACCTTTATGTTGCTGCAGTGCTACtctcatacatatttatatgtatatgtatatcagTATACATATACAGCTTAGTGTACATTTAGGCTAAATGGAAGTTCACACCCATGTGGTCTGATTTTTGCATGGAATTTATCTGTTCAAACCAATGAGAAAAATTGGCAGATGggctaaataaaaatgcacattcattttctGACATGAAGGGCATTCAGCGGAGTGCAACTTTTCATTTCTGACAACCTTTTTGTTAAATAGAAGTCAAGCAGTATTTGTATTTGCTCTGCTATTCACTGATCCCTattcaaaataatctttttgtGAACACTACAAAACCACAAACTCGTCAAGTCGTAACGTAAGGAATGCTGTTTATGAGCTCTATTTACTTTcatcttggtgtgaacaggccttaaagggatactccactcatTTACTCATCTGTCCCAGATGCATGActttttctgtggagcacaaacaGAGATTTGTAGAAACTTTGCAAAGCATAATCAAGTTAATGGGCAAAACTGTCTGTTCCAGAAACCATTTCTTACATTGTCACAATAAATTTGGTGTCCAGTAAGGCTATGGATTGATGGTAATTACCCTCTTTTGCTTCTGGTAGGGTTTCTGTGCGTACCTGGAGCAGTGTTTTACAGATCTGAAGCAGAAGGGGGTGGTGATCGGGTTCGATGCTCGCGCTCACCCCCCAAGTGGCGGCAGCAGTAAAAGATTTGCCTGTCTTGCTGCTTCTGTCTTGATCAGTCGAGGCGTCCCAGTCTACCTCTTTAGTGACATCACACCCACTCCATATGTGGTACGTATGAACCTGCTGTACTCATGAAGAGAaagttcagatttatttttaattctgataTGTTAGAGCCATGGTGGTAGAGCACAAGTCTTGACTTGACATGTTTCAGTACCATTTACTTTTTTCTCCTCCATTTAAATTGTTCTcttaacagtaaaaaataattaataatctaCTATTTTCCTTTACTTGGTCATGCCTTGGCACAGTAATAGTATCACCATGGTATTTTGACATATTTCTGTTCATTATTTAGAAGTGTTCTACAAAGATATGCAACatattcaaaaatatagtaaCGTTGTCCAGATGTTTTCTGTTCATTATTTAGAAGTGTTGTCCATTGTGGTTAGAGGTTTGTGTTCTAAGATCTTTGAAATTTTCAACTTCCTGCTACAAAGAAGTAATCACAAACCAACATCCAAAAGCATGAGAaaggagacagagagacacaacTGCACGTGAACACAATGTGAGATTGTTGCATAAGAGACTAGAGGGGTTCATGAAGATTCTTCACCAATAATCAACTTTTCTGTTCCCATGAGTACATGGACACGCTCTCACTCATTCTCTTATCACTCTCTAAACCTTTCCCTTTGAGCCCTCAAACAGCTTTCTCTCACTCTGTGTCCTCTAGCCCAAAACCTTTTTGGTCACTGTTATGTAAAATGTAGTATTAGtccaaaaacattgatttaaaaagtaaaaataatgtaatttgagAGGGAAAATGTTATGCCATCCACATAACTTGCTATCTCTCTGTAACTTGGTGGCCCTGGTGAtctaaatatcatattttcaattttcagctAAGCATGGTTTCTGGATAAAAATTTTGGCACAGTCAGAGAGCTGGCACAGCTTGATCATGTGCACCTTGCATGCTCCGAGCACGTTTGTTCAACTGTGCTTTTTTTGGACATGCACCATGtacttttttatgttgtgttacttttataatttatatgatgcattgttgtattactcttaataaaatatatctaCTATGTACTTagaaaaatacactactgtttaaaaattttgggatagtatgattttttatttatttttaaagaaattaatacttttattcaccaattaaattgatgcattaaattgatcaaaagtgacattaaagacttttacattgttacaaacatttttgattcaaataaatgctgtccttttgaaaattttattcatcaaatttatCATGGTAtccacaaaaattaataaaaccgaATATACCATATCATTGTAAACCACTGTTTCTTGGCTGATTGTTTTAATTaagcagagcaaaaaaaaaaaaaaaaatctcttctcttttcttttagccTTTTACCATATCACATCTAGGACTGTGTGCTGGTGTCATGGTAACAGCCTCCCATAATCCCAAACAAGATAATGGATACAAGGTATCATCGATccctaaataaaatgtttgatttgaaaGAATACAGCATGTTTGATTATTTGACCCATTTTTCAATATGTGTGTTTAAGTGTACTGGGCAAATGGAGCTCAGATCATTCCTCCCCATGATAAGGGCATCGCTGCAGCTATTGAACAGAACCTTGAGCCGTGGCCTAAATCATGGGACACAGATGGAGCTCTTCAGAGTTCCCTACTCAGTGACCCATACCAGGAGATACACAGAGAATACTGCAAAACCATACAACAGCACTGCTTTCACAGGTACACTCACGAAGACATGCCTGCAGAATTCCATTTGAATGATCtgatattcattttcaaaaattccATGATCAATACTTGCAGAACAtgccttttaaaatgtttgtataatatttatatgctacttaagaaagaaactcaatcatttttaaatcaaatctgaagcagtttaaagggttactccaccccaaaataaaaaattttgtcatttatcacttaccccaatgtctttccaaacccataaaagctttgttcgtcttcggaacacaatttaagatattttggatgaaaaccgggaggcttgtgactgtgcCCATAgtctgccaagtaaaatacactgtcaaggtccagaaaagtatgaaagacatcgtcagattactccatctgccatcagtggttcaactgtaacgttatgaagcgtacactcttctgtgtcagctgcaccacaagtatatgttttctacatatatttatgctttgatttttGCTTTGATTGAAAGCAAACATAACATTAGGGTTtaatcacttcataacgttagggtttaaccactgatggcagatggagtattctgacgatgcttttcgtacttttctagaccttgacagtgtattttacttggcagtctatgggacagtcacaagcctcccggttttcatccaaaaaatcttaaactgtgttccgaagatgaacaaagcttttacaggtttggaacgacatggaggtaagtgattaatgacaaaatttaccttttggggtggagtaaccctttaagaccgTAATGGATCTGAATCAAATCTGGAAGTTGGTGCTAATAGCCATCTGATAATGCGTCTGGTTTTCACGCATCTTGTGTTCTCACAGGGAGCTGAATAAGAATTCCGAGGTGAAGATTGTCCATACCTCAGTTCATGGGGTGGGCCATATTTTTGTCCAGGCTGCTTTTAAGGCCTTTGACCTTCATCCTCCATATGCTGTGGAACAGCAGAAAGATCCTGACCCAGAGTTCCCCACCGTCAAATACCCCAACCCTGAGGAGGGAGAAGGAGTCTTGGTACaatacactgacacacacacaaatgacattagaaaaagtgatatatatatatatattttttttttttttttttttttttttttgggggtggggtttGTTATGTAATGCCAGATGGACAGTAATCTATGTTTGTGTATGTAGACGTTGTCCTTCGCGCTTGCAGATCAAGAGGGAGCAACTGTTATTCTGGCAAATGACCCTGATGCTGACCGACTAGCTATTGCAGAGAAACAGGAGAGGTCAGTGTAATTTGgcattttgtgttgattttcaTTCAGTTTGTCATTTTTCTGAATAGCAATAATTCTTCCTGTAGTGGGCAGTGGAGGGTGTTCTCTGGGAATGAGTTGGGTGCTTTACTCGGCTGGTGGATTTTCCAGTGCTGGAAGCTGCAGAAAGGAGAGGGAAAAGCCTCCATTAAGGACGTCTACATGCTATCCAGCACCGTCTCCTCAAAAATCCTCCGTGCCATTGCTGTAAAAGAGGGCTTCCACTTTGAGGTACCTCTGCTTTTTACCCTACAAAGTGTAATGGTTTCTCTaccccagtggttctcaatcttCCCACCCCCTTTCCAAGAATATTTGAAGGCCCtccaatatatattgtttttagcaTTCCAATTAAGATTGTTGATATTACTACAgttgaataattttaaatcttATTCTTTGGCTAGAAATTACTTACTGTAAGCACAATCTcacataaaatgatttttaaaaatccttatctAGCCATCAGAAACAACTGG is a window of Cyprinus carpio isolate SPL01 chromosome B1, ASM1834038v1, whole genome shotgun sequence DNA encoding:
- the LOC109103573 gene encoding phosphoglucomutase-2-like → MENGLEAQETVRLDLAVTQWLKYDKNPKTAAAVRSMVKDRAMSELQKCFGARMEFGTAGLRAAMGPGVSCMNDLTIIQTTQGFCAYLEQCFTDLKQKGVVIGFDARAHPPSGGSSKRFACLAASVLISRGVPVYLFSDITPTPYVPFTISHLGLCAGVMVTASHNPKQDNGYKVYWANGAQIIPPHDKGIAAAIEQNLEPWPKSWDTDGALQSSLLSDPYQEIHREYCKTIQQHCFHRELNKNSEVKIVHTSVHGVGHIFVQAAFKAFDLHPPYAVEQQKDPDPEFPTVKYPNPEEGEGVLTLSFALADQEGATVILANDPDADRLAIAEKQESGQWRVFSGNELGALLGWWIFQCWKLQKGEGKASIKDVYMLSSTVSSKILRAIAVKEGFHFEETLTGFKWMGNRARELMDQGKNVLFAFEEAIGYMCSPAVLDKDGVSAAAIAGEFVSYLASKNITLSHQLRSIYEEYGYHISKNSYFICHNQDTIKQMFERLRNYDGENSYPKECGGFAITAVRDLTTGYDSNQPDNKAILPTSKSSQMITFTFANGGVATIRTSGTEPKIKYYTELCAAPGNSDLNQLKTELDNLVDAIVEHFYQPEKNNLTPRPE